The sequence AGTGAAGGTGGAAGTGGTCTGAGCTTCTTTGATTTGTCTCCGTGAGAGAAACCCGAGGCGCATATGGCTGAAGTCCTGCATGTCAGTACCACCGCTCGCAAACAGGTCGTGGATCTGACGGAGCAGGTTGAGACGGTGATCCGGAAGGCGAAGATGCAGGAGGGGCTCTGCGCGCTCTTCATCACCCACACGACCGCCGCCCTGACGACGGGGGAGATCGGGGAGGGGACGGAGCAGGATTTTCTTCAAGTGGTCGAACAGATGATTCCGCGCGTTCCCTTTCGGCACGCTCATGATCCTTCGCATGCCTGGTCCCACATGGCTTCATCGATTCTGGGCCCGTCCCTCACGATTCCGGTGTCTGTCGGCAAGCTCGTACTCGGCACTTGGCAATCCGTGATGTTGGTCGAACTAGACGGTCCACGCGAACGAACTGTGCACGTAACAGTGTTTTCGTCCTGACGCCCTGCTCTGTGCGCAAAACATCCTTGCACTCGGCTCTTCCCGATGGGCATACACCAGCTTGACCTCGATCGGGTTGGCTTACGCTACTTTTCTGTAGCGTTGATGCTCGACGGTTACTGGGACGACGTCCTCTTTCGGCTCTAAGGCCTTCACCGTCCAGTAGGAGACCAAGAAGACTGTGAACAACTCACCCATCGCGATCGATCCTTCAATCAGACCATGCATCATACCTCACCTCTTTTCCGACCATAGATGTCACACGATCCTACTCTCGTGAGAGGCACATCAGGAGCAAAGGATTCAACCTGCGTGGTGGCGTTCTTAAGCGAGGCAATGGATGGCGAAGGAATGGAGTGCAATAGATACGCAGGGAGGTTTTGCAGTACACTGACTCACTTGCAATGGCTAAGAGAAAATTTGCCGTGGTATGAAGCCCGGCCTCGGTAAACATCACAGGCGCAGTACCCTTCACGCTTCCTCAGGCGTTGCGGTGGTGCGTAATTGGAGGCATCTGATGAACGATCAAGACACACAACGTGCAGTAGGGATTCTCAACCGGATTATGGAGCACGAGTTAGCGGGAGTCGTGCGCTATATGCATTACTCACTCATGATCTACGGCTATAACCGCATTCCTATCGTGTCTTGGCTGAAGAGTAATGCCGACGAAAGCCTTGCCCATGCGCATAAAGCCGGAGAACTGGTCACCTTACTTGGTGGCCACCCATCGCTGAAAATTGGGACGCTCTTGGAAACCGAGAAGCATGACGTGGGGGATATTCTGCGGGAAAGCTTGGAGCACGAGAAGGTCGCCATCCACGCCTATTACGAACTGCTGAAGATCGCTGAAGGAAAGTCCGTCCTGTTGGAAGAATTTGCGCGCGAAATGATCGTTGGCGAAGAGCTGCACCTTGACGAGGTGAACAAGATGCTGCGCAAGTCGGGTGATGTCCAGCCATTTCGCTCCTAATCCTTCAAACAATCGGGAAAGGCAACAGTGCCAATAACATTGCTCGCATCATTGCATGGCGAGTGATGTGCTTCGTTGATGGAGGTGCCGATGCGGCGATATGGCAAGATGAATGTGCGCATTGGTCTTGGTCTGGTCTTGTGCTCGCTGTTGGGGGTGGGAGTGGCGATGGCTAAGGTGCAGGTGTTATCGGAGACGACCTTGTTGGTGGAGGGTAAGAAGCTTACCGGGCAAAAACGCCTGCTTGGCCATCCGGTTGTGAAAGAGCTGCTTGCCTCGTTCGAACGCGCGGAAACGGCATTGCGCAAGGAAGATATAGATGCTCTCATGAAGTTTTATGCGCCGACTTATGACTACCATGGGTTGAAAGAAACCGATGTACGGCGGGTGTGGGGTGAAGTGTTCGAGCATTATAAGGCTCTGGAGTCTCTCCATCTGTTCTCCGACATCAAGGTCGTACCGGTAAATAATGAACTTCGCCTGGAAGTGACCTGTACGGGCGGCTTGTATGGCACCGACGAACGCACGGGACACCGCATCACGCTCGATAGCTGGTTTCGTGAGGTTCACTATCTGGTGAAGAAAGATGGTGTTTGGCGATTCCTCGGTAATGCCGGCGAGGTCCCGACTGGCGCCCCCTTCGCATCGGCTCCGCACCATCCGCTCTTCTAAGGCATCACCCTCTTGCGAGACCAAGCCTGCCGGAGCTGAGTCATTGAAATCAGGAAGACGTGAGCGGGTCGTTTCTGGTACACTCCCTTCCAATTATGACCGAAGAAACCCTTCAATACAGTCTTCCTCAGAAGGCAATAGAAGCGCTGGTGCAAGGCGATCGAGATGAAGCGATCAAGCAGGTTATGCTTGAGAGCAATCATAGCCGGGAAGAGGCGCGGGACATGATCGCAAGCTTTC is a genomic window of Candidatus Nitrospira kreftii containing:
- a CDS encoding hypothetical protein (conserved protein of unknown function), which gives rise to MAEVLHVSTTARKQVVDLTEQVETVIRKAKMQEGLCALFITHTTAALTTGEIGEGTEQDFLQVVEQMIPRVPFRHAHDPSHAWSHMASSILGPSLTIPVSVGKLVLGTWQSVMLVELDGPRERTVHVTVFSS
- a CDS encoding Bacterioferritin, producing the protein MNDQDTQRAVGILNRIMEHELAGVVRYMHYSLMIYGYNRIPIVSWLKSNADESLAHAHKAGELVTLLGGHPSLKIGTLLETEKHDVGDILRESLEHEKVAIHAYYELLKIAEGKSVLLEEFAREMIVGEELHLDEVNKMLRKSGDVQPFRS
- a CDS encoding hypothetical protein (conserved protein of unknown function) — translated: MRRYGKMNVRIGLGLVLCSLLGVGVAMAKVQVLSETTLLVEGKKLTGQKRLLGHPVVKELLASFERAETALRKEDIDALMKFYAPTYDYHGLKETDVRRVWGEVFEHYKALESLHLFSDIKVVPVNNELRLEVTCTGGLYGTDERTGHRITLDSWFREVHYLVKKDGVWRFLGNAGEVPTGAPFASAPHHPLF
- a CDS encoding hypothetical protein (conserved protein of unknown function) yields the protein MSGSFLVHSLPIMTEETLQYSLPQKAIEALVQGDRDEAIKQVMLESNHSREEARDMIASFLLTQPSLLRRMKDTQSETKWGHMRWLILFQAIAVAIGYFLFFRDQW